The following are encoded together in the Acidobacteriota bacterium genome:
- a CDS encoding indolepyruvate ferredoxin oxidoreductase family protein has protein sequence MTAFSLDDKYTLTEGRVAITGVQALVRLPMDQHRRDREAGLRVGAFISGYPGSPLGEYDKQLQRANRLLADHDVVCRPAINEETAATAIYGAQLLERFPHERFDGVVGIWYGKTPGVDRTGDAFRHGNFIGTGKHGGVLVLAGDDTACKSSTIPGDSTISLFDLSIPVLYPGDPAEVLDFGLHGIALSRYAGLWTALKIVTNVADGGAVIDLPHPRPPVLPDLDIGGRRFEKQLDMRLLPPYSIELERQIFSERTAAALAYVHANGLDSVRCASPGDRIGLVAAGKPYRDLRLALELLGLDEAALDRHGIRVLKLGCIAPIEPRRLREFAEGLEEIVVIEDKRGFVETQIRQVLYNLPDRPLVGGKETPAGETLFPMHGELEGHDMARILGAYLERRLPGAVPAEKLAHLRAGAESAELATKLPAALPRTPYFCSGCPHNTSTQLPEGSDVAGGGIGCHAMAMWMDRGVSWLPQMGGEGACWIGLAPFTEQEHVFQNVGDGTYAHSASKAIEACIAADLHMTFRILYNSAVAMTGGQDAVGLLSSMGVARQLQLQGMKRVVLVTEDLERFPHRDDSGVEIRHRRDYDQVLKELRAIKGPTAVVYDQQCAAEKRRERKRGIQETPKQRVYINPAVCEGCGDCAAKSNCLSVAPLETEYGRKTQIHQSSCNLDYSCIEGDCPAFMTVELGDGTKPVRRAAAAPLAEDETPEPVRQLPDDATFRALLVGIGGTGVVTVDAILVTAALMEGRYAVHLDQTGLAQKGGAVVSNLLLSRGPIPRANKLGDGEADLALSFDLLATIAPDNLKRFSQDTTAVVGNTAGISPAAVITDSAARMPPLDELRKRLALFTDSDRSYFVDAEAATERLLGNSVTGNIFLVGAAYQQGLLPLQARFIERALVANGVAVEDNIQAFRYGRLSVADPERFRRAAGLAEPEAPTAAAAVDAARERLERWAPKLGPQLDRLLAAAPRGGSLDRLLPGRVADLLLYGGGFAERYLGFVGEVADAEESKLPGHTAVREAAARYGFKLLAVKDEYEVARLWIQDPTWDQVSRDYDGSLSRQVLLHPPTLRRFGWKRKIRLGAWSRSLFRLLYAARGLRGTALDIFGATRHRRLERGLFDWYRGLVQGALERLDSNAAPAVVELAELPDSIRGYEGVKERTVTSARSRARQLQRQLDEEPAGSRVA, from the coding sequence ATGACGGCCTTCTCATTAGACGACAAATACACGCTCACTGAAGGCCGCGTCGCAATCACCGGTGTCCAGGCTCTTGTCCGGCTACCGATGGACCAGCACCGCCGCGACCGGGAAGCCGGTCTGCGGGTTGGCGCCTTCATCAGCGGCTATCCCGGATCGCCGCTGGGTGAATACGACAAGCAGCTTCAGCGAGCGAACCGGCTGTTGGCGGACCACGACGTGGTCTGCCGACCCGCGATCAACGAGGAGACAGCGGCGACCGCGATCTACGGCGCCCAGCTCCTGGAACGTTTTCCCCACGAACGCTTCGACGGCGTAGTCGGCATCTGGTACGGCAAGACGCCCGGCGTCGACCGCACCGGCGACGCGTTCCGCCACGGCAACTTCATCGGTACAGGCAAGCACGGCGGCGTCCTCGTCCTGGCCGGCGACGACACCGCCTGCAAGAGCTCGACAATCCCCGGCGACAGCACGATCAGTCTCTTCGACCTCTCGATCCCGGTGCTATATCCGGGCGACCCGGCCGAGGTGCTGGACTTCGGCCTGCACGGGATCGCCCTGTCGCGGTACGCCGGCCTGTGGACCGCCCTCAAGATCGTGACCAACGTCGCCGACGGCGGCGCCGTGATCGACCTGCCGCATCCCCGGCCACCGGTTCTGCCCGACCTCGACATCGGCGGCCGCCGCTTCGAGAAGCAGCTCGACATGCGGCTCCTGCCCCCCTACTCGATCGAGCTCGAGCGGCAGATCTTCTCCGAGCGCACGGCAGCCGCCCTGGCGTACGTCCACGCGAACGGCCTCGACAGCGTCCGTTGCGCCAGCCCCGGCGATCGCATCGGCCTGGTCGCGGCCGGAAAGCCCTACCGCGACCTGCGCCTGGCGCTCGAACTGCTCGGCCTGGACGAGGCCGCGCTGGACCGCCACGGCATCCGCGTGCTCAAGCTCGGCTGCATCGCGCCGATCGAGCCGCGGCGCCTGCGCGAGTTCGCCGAGGGTCTCGAAGAGATCGTCGTCATCGAGGACAAGCGCGGCTTCGTCGAGACGCAGATCCGCCAGGTCCTTTACAACCTGCCCGACCGGCCCCTGGTCGGTGGCAAGGAGACGCCCGCCGGCGAGACACTGTTCCCGATGCACGGGGAACTCGAAGGCCACGACATGGCGCGCATTCTCGGTGCCTACCTGGAACGGCGCCTGCCGGGCGCCGTACCGGCCGAGAAGCTGGCGCATCTCCGGGCCGGCGCCGAGTCCGCCGAACTGGCCACGAAGCTGCCCGCCGCGCTGCCGCGCACGCCCTACTTCTGCAGCGGCTGCCCCCACAACACCTCGACCCAGCTTCCCGAGGGCTCGGACGTCGCGGGCGGCGGCATCGGCTGCCACGCGATGGCGATGTGGATGGACCGAGGCGTGAGCTGGCTGCCGCAGATGGGCGGCGAGGGCGCCTGCTGGATCGGTCTGGCGCCCTTCACCGAACAGGAGCACGTGTTCCAGAACGTCGGCGACGGCACCTACGCCCACTCCGCCAGCAAGGCGATCGAGGCCTGCATCGCCGCGGACCTCCACATGACCTTCCGCATCCTCTACAACTCCGCCGTCGCCATGACGGGAGGTCAGGACGCGGTGGGGCTGCTCAGTTCGATGGGCGTCGCCAGGCAGCTTCAGCTCCAGGGCATGAAGCGGGTCGTCCTGGTGACCGAGGATCTGGAGCGCTTCCCCCACCGGGACGACAGCGGGGTCGAGATCCGGCACCGTCGTGACTACGACCAGGTCCTCAAGGAACTGCGGGCTATCAAGGGCCCGACGGCCGTGGTCTACGACCAGCAGTGCGCGGCCGAAAAACGGCGCGAGCGCAAGCGCGGCATCCAGGAGACGCCGAAGCAGCGGGTCTACATCAACCCGGCCGTCTGCGAAGGCTGCGGCGACTGCGCGGCGAAGTCGAACTGCCTGTCCGTGGCGCCCCTCGAAACGGAGTACGGCCGAAAGACCCAGATTCACCAGTCGTCTTGCAACCTGGACTACTCCTGCATCGAGGGGGACTGCCCCGCCTTCATGACCGTCGAACTGGGCGATGGGACGAAGCCGGTCCGGCGCGCCGCCGCGGCGCCGCTCGCCGAGGACGAGACGCCGGAACCCGTCCGTCAACTGCCGGACGACGCCACCTTCCGGGCGCTGCTCGTGGGCATCGGCGGCACCGGCGTAGTGACTGTCGACGCGATCCTCGTCACCGCGGCCCTCATGGAGGGCCGGTACGCGGTCCACCTCGACCAGACTGGCCTGGCGCAGAAAGGCGGCGCCGTCGTATCGAACCTGCTGCTCAGCCGCGGGCCGATCCCCCGGGCCAACAAGCTCGGCGACGGCGAAGCCGACCTGGCGCTTTCCTTCGACCTGCTGGCCACGATCGCTCCCGACAACCTGAAGCGGTTCTCACAGGACACGACGGCCGTGGTCGGCAACACCGCCGGCATCAGCCCGGCGGCCGTGATCACGGACAGCGCCGCCCGCATGCCCCCGCTCGACGAGCTGCGCAAGCGACTTGCCCTGTTCACCGACAGCGACCGCAGCTACTTCGTCGACGCCGAGGCCGCCACCGAGCGCCTGCTCGGCAACAGCGTCACCGGCAACATCTTCCTGGTCGGCGCCGCCTACCAGCAGGGCCTGCTGCCGCTCCAGGCGCGCTTCATCGAGCGGGCGCTGGTGGCAAACGGCGTTGCTGTCGAAGACAACATCCAGGCCTTCCGCTACGGCCGCCTGTCCGTCGCCGATCCGGAGCGGTTCCGGCGCGCCGCCGGACTCGCCGAGCCAGAGGCGCCGACCGCGGCCGCGGCGGTGGACGCCGCCCGCGAGCGCCTCGAGCGCTGGGCGCCGAAGCTCGGGCCGCAGCTCGACCGGCTCCTCGCCGCCGCGCCGCGGGGAGGGTCGCTCGACCGCCTCCTGCCCGGCCGCGTCGCCGACCTGCTGCTCTACGGCGGCGGCTTCGCCGAGCGCTATCTCGGCTTCGTCGGCGAGGTCGCCGACGCCGAGGAGTCGAAGCTGCCGGGGCACACCGCCGTACGCGAAGCGGCGGCCCGCTACGGCTTCAAGCTGCTGGCGGTCAAGGACGAGTACGAAGTCGCCCGCCTGTGGATCCAGGACCCGACCTGGGACCAGGTCTCCCGCGACTACGACGGCTCGCTCAGCCGCCAGGTCCTGCTCCACCCGCCGACCCTTCGCCGGTTCGGCTGGAAGCGGAAGATCCGCCTGGGAGCCTGGTCGCGCTCGCTGTTCCGGTTGCTGTACGCGGCCCGCGGGCTTCGCGGCACGGCGCTCGACATCTTCGGAGCGACCAGGCATCGCCGCCTGGAGCGCGGCCTGTTCGACTGGTACCGCGGCCTGGTCCAGGGTGCCCTCGAACGGCTCGACTCGAACGCCGCGCCGGCGGTCGTCGAGCTGGCGGAACTTCCCGACTCCATCCGCGGCTACGAGGGCGTCAAGGAGCGCACGGTCACCTCGGCCAGGTCGCGGGCCAGGCAGCTCCAGCGCCAGCTCGACGAAGAGCCTGCTGGCTCCAGGGTCGCCTGA
- a CDS encoding enoyl-CoA hydratase/isomerase family protein has translation MTASGDPVVSSRKDGVAEIVLNRPARRNAVTGPLAKRLHEEVVAATEDDEVAVLLIRGAGGAFCSGLDLGEFRADPPPDWMPDFSGLWLDVHAALYDCPKPIVVALERFAINAGSALALAADLLVAGEQAFLHVGEIQMGMAAPMNMAWLRLRHPESVAARLAIIGRRYPGPELAAMGVASEVVADDAVLDRARELSATIAGYPPRGVQAIKRTILGGRPATSGRDWFAQFRAG, from the coding sequence GTGACCGCGTCCGGCGACCCGGTCGTCTCGAGCCGGAAGGACGGCGTCGCCGAGATCGTGCTGAACCGGCCCGCCCGCCGCAACGCTGTGACTGGGCCGCTGGCGAAGCGGCTGCACGAGGAGGTCGTCGCGGCGACCGAAGACGACGAGGTCGCCGTGCTGCTGATCCGCGGCGCCGGCGGGGCCTTCTGCTCCGGCCTCGACCTCGGCGAGTTCCGAGCCGACCCGCCGCCGGACTGGATGCCGGACTTCAGCGGCCTGTGGCTCGACGTCCATGCGGCCCTCTACGACTGTCCGAAGCCGATCGTCGTCGCCTTGGAGCGATTCGCGATCAACGCGGGCTCGGCGCTGGCGCTCGCGGCCGACCTGCTGGTCGCCGGCGAGCAGGCTTTCCTGCACGTCGGCGAGATTCAGATGGGGATGGCGGCGCCGATGAACATGGCCTGGCTGCGGCTGCGCCACCCGGAGAGCGTGGCGGCGCGGCTGGCGATCATCGGCCGTCGCTACCCGGGACCAGAGCTTGCGGCAATGGGCGTTGCCTCCGAGGTCGTCGCCGACGACGCCGTGCTCGACCGCGCCCGGGAACTTTCCGCGACCATCGCCGGTTATCCCCCGCGGGGCGTCCAGGCGATCAAGCGAACGATCCTTGGCGGGCGGCCCGCAACCTCCGGTCGGGACTGGTTCGCTCAGTTCCGCGCCGGCTGA
- a CDS encoding SDR family NAD(P)-dependent oxidoreductase — protein sequence MDIANRIMVVTGGASGIGKALAEAFNREGARHVVVADRDETGAKEVAEAIGGTGVGLDVADEGAVRDLVAATQANIGPIDLFMSNAGYVTIGGLEVPNKEINDMWDVHVMSHVYAARAVLPSMIERGEGYIMSTASAAGLLTQLGSLAYSLTKHAAVALAEWIAITHGHQGIRVSVHCPQAVRTNIGANSPNPQRRDALSVGVASGDGVLTSEQAADACIEAVRAERFWVLPHPEVAEYVRRKATDIDRWLHGMRRFQGRLYEGRQLPGDWFTDSQGN from the coding sequence GTGGACATAGCGAACAGGATCATGGTCGTCACCGGCGGCGCCTCCGGCATCGGCAAGGCGCTGGCCGAGGCGTTCAACCGCGAGGGCGCGCGGCACGTCGTCGTCGCCGACCGCGACGAGACCGGAGCCAAGGAAGTCGCCGAGGCCATCGGCGGCACCGGCGTCGGCCTGGACGTGGCGGACGAGGGAGCCGTCCGCGACCTGGTCGCGGCGACGCAGGCGAACATTGGCCCGATCGACCTCTTCATGTCGAACGCGGGCTACGTCACGATCGGCGGGCTCGAGGTGCCGAACAAGGAGATCAACGACATGTGGGACGTCCACGTGATGTCCCACGTCTACGCCGCGCGGGCCGTCCTGCCCTCGATGATCGAGCGCGGCGAGGGCTACATCATGAGCACGGCCTCGGCAGCCGGGCTCCTGACCCAGCTCGGATCGCTCGCCTACTCGCTGACCAAGCACGCCGCGGTGGCACTGGCGGAGTGGATCGCGATTACTCATGGCCACCAGGGCATCCGGGTCTCGGTGCACTGCCCGCAGGCGGTGCGAACGAACATCGGGGCCAACAGCCCGAACCCGCAGCGCCGGGACGCGCTGTCCGTCGGCGTCGCTTCGGGAGACGGCGTGTTGACCTCCGAACAGGCCGCCGACGCCTGCATCGAGGCGGTGCGCGCGGAGCGGTTCTGGGTACTTCCCCACCCCGAGGTCGCCGAGTACGTACGGCGCAAGGCGACCGACATCGACCGCTGGCTGCACGGAATGCGGCGGTTCCAGGGGCGGCTCTACGAGGGCAGGCAACTGCCCGGCGACTGGTTCACCGATTCCCAGGGCAACTGA
- a CDS encoding AbrB/MazE/SpoVT family DNA-binding domain-containing protein has product MPYQNSLDGKEIEMIVKITSKRQVTFPARVLDALGVGPGDRLELIEGSDGFRLRPRRIHRDRLAPLRGKLKKGVGPFDLESFRSQAHDPALRD; this is encoded by the coding sequence ATGCCTTACCAGAATAGCCTCGACGGTAAGGAGATCGAGATGATCGTCAAGATCACATCGAAACGTCAGGTCACGTTTCCGGCGCGAGTACTCGACGCCCTCGGGGTGGGGCCTGGAGACCGGCTGGAGCTGATCGAAGGTTCAGATGGATTTCGGCTCCGCCCGCGCCGCATCCACCGAGATCGTCTGGCGCCGCTACGCGGCAAGCTGAAGAAGGGGGTCGGCCCCTTCGACCTTGAGTCGTTCCGCTCGCAAGCGCATGACCCGGCGCTTCGGGATTGA